The DNA window CCACCGATCGCCGCCGCCCGCACGGCCTTGCCGAGGTGTGCTCCCCCGACAAGTTCAAGGACGTGGTCGGCACCATGATCGGCGGTCAGGCGATAGACGGCTTCCACCCAGTCCTCCGACGAGCGATCGATGCCCTGGTCCGCACCGAGCGTTGCCGCGCGCTCCAGTTTCTCGGCACTGCCGGAGACGACGATCACGCGTGCGCCATATGCCTTGGCGATCTGCAAGCCGAACAGGGCAACGCCGCCTGTCCCTTCGACCAGCACGATCTCTCCAGCCAGGAGATGGCCCTTTTCGACCAGTGCGAACCAGGCCGTCAGTCCGGCGCAGGGCAGGGTGCTGGCCTGTCCATCGTCGAGAGAGACTGGCGCGCGCACGAACCAGTCCGCCGGGAAGGCGACATAGTCTGAGAGCACACCGGGATAGACGCCCCCGAGCGTCTGGTAGGGTGGAACACGGCCATTGCCGAGCGGTGCGCCGTCGATCCAGCCCGGCGCGAAAGTCGAGATGACCCGGTCGCCCACGGCAAAGCGCGTCACCCCGTCCCCGATCGCCTGCACGGTTCCGGCGAGATCGGAACCTGGGGTGAAGGGGAAGGCGAGCGGCAGGCCCATGCCGCTTTCGATAACCAACTTGTCGCGGTAGTTGAGGGACACGGCCGCCACCTTCACCAGGACCTCGCCCGGCTTTGGCGCCGGGATAGGCGCATTCTTCAGCGCCAGCCTGTCGCGTCCGACCCCATCCATCTCCCAACGCTGCATTGTTCCTGTCATCGCATGTTCCTTGTCACGGATTTACAAGGAGCAGCATATCGTTGAAGATGAGGAGCCAGTGGTGACGTATGTTCCGCCTATTGGTTCCTATGGAATGACAATTATGGGCGAAATGCTGAACGGCGTGGATGTGTTCGTGGCGGCGGTGGAGACGGGAAGCTTCGCCTCGGCGGCCGAGCGCCTGCATCTGACCCGCTCGGCGGTGGCCAAGACGATCGCGCGCATGGAGGCGCGGCTCGATGTCCGCCTGCTTCATCGCACCACGCGCAGCCTGGCGCTCACCGAGGACGGACAGGGATATTACGAGCACTGCATGCGCGCCCTGGAGGAGCTGCGCGCCGGCGAGACGGCTCTGGACTCGGGCCGAAGCGAGGCGGCGGGGCGGCTCAGGGTGTCCGTGCCGGTGCTGTTCGGCAGGCGCTGTGTGGCGCCGGTGCTGGCGCGGCTGGCGGCGGAGCATCCCCGGCTCGAACTCGACCTATCCTTCTGCGATCGTCCGGTGGACCTGATCGAAGACGGCTTCGATCTGGCGATCCGCAATGGCGAGATCGGTGACGGCAGCGGCCTGATGACCAGGACCGTGGGCCTGCAACGCATGACGGTTTGTGCCTCGCCGGCTTATCTCGACAGTCATGGACGCCCAGAGAGCGTCGACGATCTGCTGACCCATCATGCGATCACCTATGGCCGCGCCGGTCGCATCAAGGCGTGGCAATTTCCGATCGGAGACCGTGCGCTGCGCGACCTGACGCCGCCGAGCCGAATGCGGTTCGACGATCTTGAGGCGATTGCCGACGCGGCGGAAGCTGGCCATGGCCTCGCCTGGCTGCCCTGTTGGCTGATCCGCGACAAGGCGCGTGCCGGCGCTCTCGTTCCACTGCTCGAAAGCGTCCCTCGCCTCGTGTTCAGGACCCACGCTCTGTGGCCTGAAACGCCACATCTGCCGCTGCGCGTCAGGTTTGCCATCGACGCGCTCGCGACGGCGCTTCCAGGCAGCGCCGAGCTATGACCCTACAAAAAGGACGCGGCCCGGATCAACCGTCCCGCGTCCCATCCGTGTCTTGCGCGCCGGGCCGGCCCGCCTAAAGCAGTTCGCCCTGCACGGCGAAGCAGGCGACGTCGGCGTTGCCGCCGGGCGCCTTCAGAAGCTTCGGCTGGTCGACGTCGCATGGATCGTAGGCGAAGGGGCAGCGCGGATGGAAGGCGCAGCCCTTCGGCGGATGCAGCGGCGAGGGCAGTTCGCCGGTGAGGCGAATGCGTTCGCGCCGCTTCTCCGGCTCGGTGGTCGGCGTCGCCGACAACAGGGCGCGCGT is part of the Pleomorphomonas sp. PLEO genome and encodes:
- a CDS encoding NAD(P)-dependent alcohol dehydrogenase, whose protein sequence is MTGTMQRWEMDGVGRDRLALKNAPIPAPKPGEVLVKVAAVSLNYRDKLVIESGMGLPLAFPFTPGSDLAGTVQAIGDGVTRFAVGDRVISTFAPGWIDGAPLGNGRVPPYQTLGGVYPGVLSDYVAFPADWFVRAPVSLDDGQASTLPCAGLTAWFALVEKGHLLAGEIVLVEGTGGVALFGLQIAKAYGARVIVVSGSAEKLERAATLGADQGIDRSSEDWVEAVYRLTADHGADHVLELVGGAHLGKAVRAAAIGGRIYQIGVLEGFDIAAPAGPLMLKNVTVQGIGVGHRRALKDLVAAVDRTGLKPVIDKRYPLENLPAALDHLNRGPFGKIVVEME
- a CDS encoding LysR family transcriptional regulator, with translation MGEMLNGVDVFVAAVETGSFASAAERLHLTRSAVAKTIARMEARLDVRLLHRTTRSLALTEDGQGYYEHCMRALEELRAGETALDSGRSEAAGRLRVSVPVLFGRRCVAPVLARLAAEHPRLELDLSFCDRPVDLIEDGFDLAIRNGEIGDGSGLMTRTVGLQRMTVCASPAYLDSHGRPESVDDLLTHHAITYGRAGRIKAWQFPIGDRALRDLTPPSRMRFDDLEAIADAAEAGHGLAWLPCWLIRDKARAGALVPLLESVPRLVFRTHALWPETPHLPLRVRFAIDALATALPGSAEL